In Streptomyces hawaiiensis, one genomic interval encodes:
- a CDS encoding pyridoxal phosphate-dependent aminotransferase: MAGMTSSARPLLNRRLAEFGTTIFAEMSALALSTGAINLGQGFPDTDGPEEIREAAVRALRDGRGNQYPPGPGVPELRTAVTAHQQRRYGLAYDPDTEVLVTAGATEAIAAALLALLEPGDEVVALEPYYDSYAACIAMAGGRRVPVTLRADVAEGRFRLDLDELRDAVTDRTRLLLINTPHNPTGTVLTREELAAIAELAVERDLLVVTDEVYEHLVFDGAEHVPLATFPGMRERTVTISSSGKTFSFTGWKVGWVTGAPELVMAVRSAKQYLTYVSAGPFQYAVAEALSLPESYFTAFRADMLAKRDLLAAGLAEAGFRVFRPSGTYFVTTDIRPLGESDGFAFCRALPERAGVVAIPNAVFYDHREEGAPFVRFAFCKRTGVLEEAAKRLKSPTA, translated from the coding sequence ATGGCCGGCATGACCTCCAGCGCGCGCCCCCTGCTGAACCGTCGGCTCGCCGAGTTCGGGACGACGATCTTCGCCGAGATGTCCGCCCTGGCTCTGAGCACCGGCGCCATCAACCTCGGGCAGGGCTTCCCGGACACCGACGGCCCCGAGGAGATCCGGGAGGCCGCCGTACGGGCCCTGCGGGACGGCCGTGGCAACCAGTACCCGCCGGGTCCCGGCGTCCCCGAGCTGCGCACCGCCGTCACCGCCCACCAGCAGCGCCGCTACGGCCTGGCCTACGACCCCGACACGGAGGTCCTGGTCACTGCCGGCGCCACGGAGGCCATCGCCGCCGCCCTGCTGGCCCTGCTGGAGCCCGGGGACGAGGTGGTCGCACTGGAGCCGTACTACGACTCGTACGCGGCGTGCATCGCGATGGCGGGCGGGCGCCGGGTGCCGGTCACCCTGCGCGCGGACGTGGCGGAGGGCCGTTTCCGCCTCGACCTCGACGAGCTGCGCGACGCCGTCACCGACCGCACCCGGCTGCTGCTGATCAACACCCCGCACAACCCGACCGGCACGGTCCTCACCCGCGAGGAGCTGGCGGCCATCGCCGAGCTGGCGGTGGAGCGGGACCTGCTGGTGGTGACGGACGAGGTGTACGAGCACCTGGTCTTCGACGGCGCCGAGCACGTGCCGCTGGCGACGTTCCCGGGGATGCGCGAGCGCACGGTCACTATTTCAAGCAGTGGAAAAACCTTTTCGTTCACCGGTTGGAAGGTCGGCTGGGTGACGGGGGCCCCCGAGCTGGTGATGGCGGTGCGCTCGGCGAAGCAGTATCTGACGTACGTCTCGGCGGGCCCGTTCCAGTACGCGGTCGCCGAGGCCCTTTCCCTGCCCGAGTCGTACTTCACGGCCTTCCGCGCCGACATGCTGGCCAAGCGGGACCTGCTGGCAGCGGGCCTGGCGGAGGCCGGGTTCCGGGTCTTCCGCCCCTCGGGCACGTACTTCGTCACGACCGACATCCGCCCCCTCGGCGAGAGCGACGGCTTCGCCTTCTGCCGCGCCCTGCCGGAACGCGCCGGGGTCGTCGCCATCCCCAACGCGGTCTTCTACGACCACCGCGAGGAGGGCGCCCCGTTCGTACGGTTCGCGTTCTGCAAGCGGACGGGGGTGCTGGAGGAGGCGGCGAAGCGGCTCAAGTCGCCGACCGCATGA
- a CDS encoding Uma2 family endonuclease, protein MSVDAIVHTEFPKGYTVLFGADGKVIMTPQSEEHSSTIRSMQIDSALALGRHAKVTSDVYIDFPADENSAPDLAILREDARKEGKRYSFEDVLLISEVVSTSSARKDYDDCTAKYGRYGIPIYLVVDPYAQEVVLHTQPTATGYIAAHTHKYGTGKLPIPLVDGRTFTLDLDELPRPEPEADAC, encoded by the coding sequence ATGAGCGTCGACGCGATCGTGCACACCGAGTTCCCCAAGGGGTACACGGTCCTGTTCGGGGCCGACGGAAAGGTGATCATGACCCCACAGAGCGAAGAGCACTCCAGCACCATCAGGTCGATGCAGATCGACTCCGCTCTCGCCCTGGGCCGTCACGCGAAGGTCACCTCCGATGTCTACATCGACTTTCCTGCCGACGAGAACTCCGCCCCCGACCTCGCGATCCTGCGTGAGGACGCACGCAAGGAGGGCAAGCGCTACAGCTTCGAAGACGTCCTGCTGATCTCAGAGGTCGTCTCGACCTCCTCCGCGCGCAAGGACTATGACGACTGCACCGCGAAGTACGGCCGTTACGGCATCCCGATCTACCTGGTCGTGGACCCGTACGCGCAGGAAGTCGTCCTCCACACCCAGCCGACCGCCACCGGTTACATCGCGGCGCACACGCACAAGTACGGCACGGGCAAGCTCCCCATCCCGTTGGTGGACGGCCGCACCTTCACCCTCGACCTTGACGAACTCCCGCGCCCGGAGCCCGAGGCAGACGCCTGCTGA
- a CDS encoding YbjN domain-containing protein, which produces MTIDPSSIPNFGGQPEPQPGGPAGPVVPDQDLVKQLLDQMELKYVVDDEGDLAAPWEQFRTYFMFRGEGDQQVFSVRTFYDRPHEIEAKPQILESIDDWNRRTLWPKVYSHTHDDGTVRLIGEAQMLIGMGVSLEHFVSSTVSWVRAAIEFDKWLIEQLGLEEEINEAEKPEDEE; this is translated from the coding sequence GTGACCATCGACCCGTCCTCGATTCCGAACTTCGGGGGCCAGCCCGAGCCGCAGCCCGGCGGCCCGGCCGGCCCCGTCGTCCCGGATCAGGACCTCGTGAAGCAGCTCCTCGACCAGATGGAGCTCAAGTACGTCGTCGACGACGAGGGTGACCTCGCGGCGCCGTGGGAGCAGTTCCGCACCTACTTCATGTTCCGGGGTGAGGGAGACCAGCAGGTCTTCTCCGTGCGGACGTTCTACGACAGGCCCCACGAGATCGAGGCCAAGCCGCAGATCCTGGAGTCGATCGACGACTGGAACCGCCGGACCCTGTGGCCCAAGGTCTACAGCCACACCCACGACGACGGCACGGTCCGCCTGATCGGCGAGGCCCAGATGCTGATCGGCATGGGCGTCAGCCTGGAGCACTTCGTCTCCTCGACGGTCAGCTGGGTGCGCGCCGCGATCGAGTTCGACAAGTGGCTCATCGAGCAGCTCGGTCTCGAAGAGGAGATCAACGAGGCGGAGAAGCCCGAGGACGAGGAGTAG